One Halobacterium sp. DL1 DNA window includes the following coding sequences:
- a CDS encoding helicase, with amino-acid sequence MQFFPKPSPYDNQRAAMDGIRDALDTGRDVLFEGACGTGKTLAALAPALAHARETDKTVVITTNVHQQMRQFVREAREIHDAEPIRSVVFKGKGSMCHIDVDYQECQVLRDNTHELVDAERDKRQLEERQAALLEESQGGDADAADARQAVLDELESVEADLEDLREGNVCERYYENLARDNDEFYGWLYDDVRTPEDIYDYAEEAGLCGYELLKDGMEGVDLAVCNYHHLLDPGIRAQFFRWLGRDPEDVVVVFDEAHNIEDAARDHAAQTLTENTLDSALSELEEVTQDRAAAAERVVSAFRDALVETYEESFGPGGQGPPRAKSEVGPNWEDVPVANENRRDDLTLAFLQQYTGPGIHEDVDDALALGEYLEEEYEEAYRNGETTTRRDCHVLQVAEFVETYVEDGGELGQYPTAAVRRDEGTEAVYGRAELYTCIPREVTTTLFDAVHASVLMSATLRPFDVVGDVLGLEDPVEMAFGLQFPAERRRTFAVDTEPLFASKRDDRSVQREVADVLRDAVRFTPGNCLFFFPSYAEAERYHDLLSDVDAARYLDEPGVAAEELRQSFVADRNGALFTSLWGTLAEGVSFDGDDARTVAVVGVPYPHLDARAEAVQDAYDRAFGDREDSRRNEDAGWRYAVEIPTVRKTRQAIGRVIRSPEDFGVRMLVDRRYTAGSRTEMRKYSVNSTFPPEDRSELVDIDPEKLRFSMLNFYGDLDAYDGDPPSP; translated from the coding sequence ATGCAGTTCTTCCCGAAGCCCTCGCCGTACGACAACCAGCGGGCGGCGATGGACGGGATCCGGGACGCCCTCGACACCGGCAGGGACGTGCTGTTCGAGGGGGCCTGCGGGACGGGGAAGACGCTCGCAGCGCTCGCGCCGGCGCTCGCGCACGCCCGCGAGACGGACAAGACGGTGGTCATCACGACGAACGTCCACCAGCAGATGCGCCAGTTCGTCCGGGAAGCCCGGGAGATCCACGACGCCGAACCCATCCGCTCCGTCGTGTTCAAGGGGAAGGGGTCGATGTGCCACATCGACGTCGACTATCAGGAGTGCCAGGTGCTCCGGGACAACACCCACGAACTCGTCGACGCCGAACGCGACAAGCGGCAACTGGAGGAGCGGCAAGCGGCGCTCTTAGAGGAGAGCCAGGGCGGCGACGCCGACGCGGCGGACGCCCGGCAGGCGGTCCTCGACGAACTCGAGTCCGTGGAGGCGGACCTCGAGGACCTCCGCGAGGGCAACGTCTGCGAGCGCTACTACGAGAACCTCGCGCGGGACAACGACGAGTTCTACGGCTGGCTCTACGACGACGTGCGGACCCCCGAGGACATCTACGACTACGCCGAGGAGGCGGGGCTCTGCGGCTACGAACTGCTCAAAGACGGGATGGAGGGCGTCGACCTCGCGGTCTGTAACTACCACCACCTGCTCGACCCGGGCATCCGCGCGCAGTTCTTCCGCTGGCTCGGCCGGGACCCCGAGGACGTCGTTGTGGTGTTCGACGAAGCCCACAACATCGAGGACGCCGCCCGCGACCACGCCGCCCAGACGCTCACGGAGAACACCCTCGACAGCGCGCTCTCGGAACTGGAGGAGGTGACCCAGGACCGTGCGGCCGCTGCCGAACGCGTCGTCTCCGCGTTCCGTGACGCGCTCGTCGAAACGTACGAGGAGTCGTTCGGGCCGGGCGGCCAGGGGCCACCCCGCGCGAAGTCGGAGGTCGGGCCGAACTGGGAGGACGTCCCGGTCGCGAACGAGAACCGCCGGGACGACCTCACTCTCGCCTTCCTCCAGCAGTACACCGGACCGGGCATCCACGAGGACGTCGACGACGCGCTCGCGCTCGGGGAGTACCTCGAGGAGGAGTACGAGGAGGCCTACCGCAACGGCGAGACCACCACCCGCCGCGACTGCCACGTCCTGCAGGTCGCCGAGTTCGTCGAGACGTACGTCGAGGACGGCGGCGAACTCGGGCAGTATCCGACCGCCGCGGTCCGCCGCGACGAGGGCACCGAGGCGGTGTACGGCCGCGCGGAACTGTACACCTGCATACCGCGGGAGGTGACGACGACCCTCTTCGACGCGGTCCACGCGAGCGTGCTGATGAGCGCGACCCTGCGGCCGTTCGACGTCGTCGGCGACGTCCTCGGCCTCGAAGACCCCGTGGAGATGGCGTTCGGGCTCCAGTTCCCCGCGGAGCGCCGGCGCACGTTCGCCGTCGACACGGAGCCGCTGTTCGCCTCGAAGCGCGACGACCGGAGCGTCCAGCGGGAGGTCGCCGACGTCCTCCGCGACGCAGTGCGGTTCACGCCCGGGAACTGCCTGTTCTTCTTCCCGAGTTACGCGGAGGCCGAGCGCTACCACGACCTCCTCTCGGACGTCGACGCCGCGCGCTACCTCGACGAACCCGGCGTCGCCGCCGAGGAGCTCCGGCAGTCGTTCGTCGCCGACCGGAACGGCGCGCTGTTCACCTCGCTGTGGGGGACGCTCGCGGAGGGCGTGAGCTTCGACGGCGACGACGCCCGGACGGTCGCGGTGGTGGGCGTCCCCTACCCCCACCTCGACGCCCGCGCGGAGGCCGTCCAGGACGCCTACGACCGCGCGTTCGGTGACCGCGAGGACTCCCGGCGGAACGAGGACGCGGGCTGGCGGTACGCCGTCGAGATTCCGACCGTCCGGAAGACCCGGCAGGCCATCGGCCGCGTCATCCGGTCGCCCGAGGACTTCGGCGTCCGGATGCTCGTCGACCGCCGGTACACCGCGGGCAGCAGGACAGAGATGCGGAAGTACAGCGTCAACTCCACGTTCCCGCCGGAGGACCGCTCGGAGCTCGTGGACATCGACCCGGAGAAGCTGCGGTTCTCGATGCTCAACTTCTACGGCGACCTCGACGCCTACGACGGCGACCCGCCCAGTCCGTGA
- a CDS encoding phosphoesterase: MIAVLSDTHSQDGHALAGRALEAVREADPVVHAGDFTTERALDAFHGASERLLAVHGNADDPAVQDRLPTARTLDAAGLTVAVTHRQRGGATGLELFGRERGADLVVSGHTHRPTVTETRETTLLNPGSHADPRGNPAAHAELYPVADGVRGELRNRAGDVLGEFRVEGR; this comes from the coding sequence ATGATCGCCGTGTTGTCGGACACGCACAGCCAGGATGGCCACGCGCTCGCCGGCAGAGCGCTGGAGGCGGTGCGCGAGGCAGACCCCGTTGTCCACGCGGGAGACTTCACCACCGAGCGGGCGCTCGACGCGTTCCACGGGGCGAGCGAACGACTGCTCGCGGTCCACGGGAACGCCGACGACCCGGCCGTCCAGGACCGCCTCCCAACTGCCCGGACGCTCGACGCAGCGGGGCTGACGGTCGCGGTGACTCACCGACAGCGCGGCGGCGCGACCGGCCTGGAACTGTTCGGGCGGGAGCGTGGCGCCGACCTCGTCGTCTCCGGCCACACGCACCGGCCGACGGTGACCGAGACGCGGGAGACGACGCTGCTGAATCCGGGGAGTCACGCGGACCCGCGCGGGAATCCGGCGGCACACGCGGAGTTGTACCCAGTAGCGGACGGTGTCCGCGGCGAACTCAGGAACCGGGCGGGGGACGTGTTAGGAGAGTTCCGGGTGGAGGGCCGGTAG
- a CDS encoding aminopeptidase, which produces MDPRIRRHAEVIVDRAIDLQPDENVVVSMPPVAEDLAVALYEQIGEVGANPMMVARGDRGIGTDRAARAYLRAADEDDLTAPEHLLQLFKHADAAVVARPHENVTEQSDVSTEMGAAFGRAYREVLNARLETKWCLTQHPAPADAQLAGMSTAAYEDFVWSAVNKDWDAVEEHQEQMVEILDGADQVHIVSGDETDVTMSVKNMITLNDCGTNNIPAGEVFTAPVPDSVEGEVLFDKPVYHQAREVQGAWLKFENGEVVDFSAEQNEGVLEGILTTDEGSNRLGELGIGMNRDIDRFTYNMLFDEKMGDTVHMALGRAYPATVGEGVEQNDSAKHVDMIVDMSEDSFIEVDGEVVQRNGTFRFEDGFEE; this is translated from the coding sequence ATGGATCCCCGGATTCGGAGGCACGCGGAGGTCATCGTCGACCGAGCTATCGACCTGCAACCCGACGAGAACGTGGTGGTCAGCATGCCGCCCGTGGCCGAGGACCTCGCCGTCGCGCTCTACGAACAGATCGGCGAGGTCGGCGCGAACCCGATGATGGTCGCTCGCGGCGACCGTGGCATCGGCACGGACCGCGCGGCCCGCGCGTACCTCCGCGCCGCCGACGAGGACGACCTCACTGCACCTGAACACCTCCTCCAGCTGTTCAAACACGCGGACGCGGCCGTCGTCGCCCGCCCCCACGAGAACGTGACCGAGCAGAGCGACGTCAGCACGGAGATGGGCGCAGCCTTCGGTCGCGCGTACCGCGAGGTGCTGAACGCCCGCCTCGAGACGAAGTGGTGTCTCACCCAGCACCCCGCGCCCGCCGACGCCCAGCTCGCTGGCATGTCCACGGCGGCCTACGAGGACTTCGTCTGGAGCGCGGTCAACAAGGACTGGGACGCCGTCGAGGAACACCAGGAGCAGATGGTCGAAATACTCGACGGCGCCGACCAGGTCCACATCGTCTCCGGCGACGAGACGGACGTCACGATGAGCGTGAAGAACATGATCACGCTCAACGACTGCGGGACGAACAACATCCCAGCGGGCGAGGTGTTCACCGCGCCCGTCCCGGACAGTGTCGAGGGCGAGGTGCTGTTCGACAAGCCGGTCTACCACCAGGCCCGCGAGGTCCAGGGCGCGTGGCTAAAATTCGAGAACGGCGAGGTCGTGGACTTCTCCGCCGAGCAGAACGAGGGCGTCCTCGAGGGCATCCTCACGACTGACGAGGGCTCGAACCGCCTCGGCGAACTCGGCATCGGGATGAACCGCGACATCGACCGCTTCACCTACAACATGCTGTTCGACGAGAAGATGGGCGACACCGTCCACATGGCGCTCGGCCGCGCGTACCCCGCGACGGTCGGCGAGGGTGTCGAGCAGAACGACTCCGCGAAGCACGTCGACATGATCGTGGACATGAGCGAGGACTCGTTCATCGAGGTGGACGGCGAGGTCGTGCAACGAAACGGGACGTTCCGATTCGAGGACGGGTTCGAGGAGTAG
- a CDS encoding threonine aldolase: protein MIDLRSDTVTTPGEAMRQSAADADVGDDVYGEDPTVNELEARAADAVGMEAALYVPSGTMGNQIAARVHTERGQEVLVEQESHVYKYELGGFAQHSQLQVRTYAGGANGCPTPEQVREGYVEEELHRPGTGLLCLENTHNVKGGVPVPRDELAAAADAASNLGLPVHVDGARVFNAATALDVDAADLLAPADSVMFCLSKGLGAPVGSMLAGSEAFVERARRTRKLMGGGMRQAGVIAAPGLLALENRERLDVDHENARRLAAELDDLEGLSVPVPETNIVLVDTTETGLSAAEFLENCEAEGVLGSEFGEYTVRFCTHLDVDAADVDECVAAVERAR, encoded by the coding sequence GTGATAGACCTCCGCAGTGACACGGTGACGACCCCCGGCGAGGCGATGCGCCAGTCCGCCGCGGACGCCGACGTGGGCGACGACGTCTACGGCGAGGACCCGACCGTCAACGAGCTCGAGGCGCGCGCCGCCGACGCCGTGGGGATGGAGGCCGCGCTGTACGTGCCGTCGGGGACGATGGGCAACCAGATCGCCGCGCGCGTCCACACCGAGCGCGGACAGGAGGTGCTCGTCGAACAGGAGAGCCACGTCTACAAGTACGAACTCGGCGGGTTCGCCCAGCACTCCCAGCTACAGGTGCGGACGTACGCCGGCGGCGCCAACGGCTGTCCGACCCCCGAGCAGGTCCGCGAGGGCTACGTCGAGGAGGAACTCCACCGGCCGGGCACGGGGCTGCTCTGCCTGGAGAACACGCACAACGTGAAGGGGGGCGTCCCGGTCCCGCGCGACGAACTCGCGGCCGCCGCCGACGCCGCAAGCAACCTCGGTCTCCCGGTGCACGTCGACGGCGCACGGGTGTTCAACGCGGCCACCGCGCTCGACGTCGACGCCGCGGACCTCCTCGCGCCCGCTGACTCCGTGATGTTCTGTCTCTCGAAGGGGCTGGGTGCGCCCGTCGGGTCGATGCTCGCGGGGAGCGAGGCGTTCGTCGAGCGCGCCCGCCGCACGCGGAAGCTGATGGGTGGCGGGATGCGCCAGGCCGGCGTCATCGCGGCACCCGGGCTGCTCGCGCTGGAGAACCGCGAGCGGCTCGACGTCGACCACGAGAACGCACGCCGACTGGCCGCCGAACTCGACGACCTGGAGGGGCTGTCTGTCCCTGTCCCGGAGACGAACATCGTGCTCGTCGACACGACGGAGACGGGTCTGAGCGCGGCCGAGTTCCTCGAAAACTGCGAAGCGGAGGGGGTGCTCGGTTCGGAGTTCGGGGAGTACACGGTGCGGTTCTGCACGCACCTCGACGTGGACGCCGCTGACGTGGACGAGTGCGTCGCCGCCGTCGAGCGCGCCCGCTAG
- a CDS encoding argininosuccinate synthase (catalyzes the formation of 2-N(omega)-(L-arginino)succinate from L-citrulline and L-aspartate in arginine biosynthesis, AMP-forming): MTGQKVALAFSGGLDTTVCVPLLKEEYGYDEVIGVTVDVGQPDAEFAEAHETADALGVEHFVVDAKAEFAERCFDAVKANATYQGYPLGTALARPVIAEAILEVAEEQGCAAVAHGCTGKGNDQLRFEAVWRASDLEVLAPVRELGLTREWEIEYAAEKCLPVEAGNDGEWSIDTNLWSRSVEGGDLEDPGYQPTEDIYDWTDAPTGDTETVDIGFENGVPVSVDGEEMEPVALIEYLNDLAGSYGVGRTDLMEDRMLGLKVRENYEHPAATTLLAAHEALEGLVLTKDERDFKQQVDQQWAQKAYEGLADHPLVAALDAFIDQTQQSVTGTVTIKFEGGQARPVARESEHAVYSADAASFDTETVNGIEQEDATGVAKYHGFQSRLANASKPELKTDGGAGEAHGASGTASGDAASSEADLTETEASDE; the protein is encoded by the coding sequence ATGACAGGACAGAAAGTCGCGCTCGCCTTCTCGGGCGGGCTCGACACGACGGTCTGCGTACCGCTGTTGAAAGAGGAGTACGGCTACGACGAGGTAATCGGCGTCACGGTCGACGTCGGCCAGCCCGACGCGGAGTTCGCGGAGGCCCACGAGACGGCCGATGCGCTCGGCGTCGAGCACTTCGTCGTCGACGCGAAGGCGGAGTTCGCCGAGCGCTGCTTCGACGCGGTGAAGGCGAACGCGACCTACCAGGGCTACCCGCTCGGCACGGCGCTCGCGCGCCCGGTCATCGCCGAGGCAATTCTCGAGGTGGCCGAGGAGCAGGGCTGTGCGGCGGTCGCCCACGGCTGCACCGGGAAGGGCAACGACCAGTTGCGTTTCGAGGCGGTGTGGCGCGCGAGCGACCTCGAGGTGCTCGCCCCCGTCCGCGAACTCGGCCTCACGCGCGAGTGGGAGATCGAGTACGCCGCGGAGAAGTGCCTCCCCGTGGAGGCGGGCAACGACGGCGAGTGGAGCATCGACACGAACCTCTGGAGCCGCTCCGTCGAGGGCGGCGACCTGGAGGACCCGGGCTACCAGCCAACCGAGGACATCTACGACTGGACTGACGCCCCGACGGGCGACACCGAAACTGTCGACATCGGCTTCGAGAACGGCGTCCCCGTCTCCGTCGACGGCGAGGAGATGGAGCCCGTCGCCCTCATCGAGTACCTCAACGACCTCGCCGGGAGCTACGGCGTGGGTCGCACCGACCTGATGGAGGACCGCATGCTCGGCCTGAAGGTCCGCGAGAACTACGAGCACCCCGCAGCCACCACGCTGCTGGCCGCCCACGAGGCCCTCGAGGGGCTCGTGCTCACGAAGGACGAGCGCGACTTCAAGCAGCAGGTCGACCAGCAGTGGGCCCAGAAGGCCTACGAGGGCCTCGCCGACCACCCGCTCGTCGCGGCGCTCGACGCGTTCATCGACCAGACCCAGCAGTCGGTCACGGGCACGGTGACCATCAAGTTCGAGGGCGGACAGGCCCGTCCGGTCGCCCGCGAGAGCGAGCACGCGGTCTACTCCGCGGACGCCGCCTCCTTCGACACGGAGACGGTCAACGGCATCGAACAGGAGGACGCCACTGGCGTCGCGAAGTATCACGGCTTCCAGTCCCGCCTCGCGAACGCGAGCAAGCCCGAACTGAAGACCGACGGCGGCGCGGGCGAGGCGCACGGCGCCTCGGGAACAGCGAGCGGCGACGCCGCGAGCAGCGAGGCTGACCTGACCGAGACAGAGGCGAGCGACGAATGA
- a CDS encoding cation transporter, with amino-acid sequence MAGSKSVVLAALFANGAIAVLKFLGFLVTGSPAMLSETYHSVSDTGNQVFLLIGLRYGERSATRSHPFGYGKAQFFYSFLVSVMLFGIAGWESAKHGYDALTGHGRVLTQQAELLGYQFPGVWVNYSVLLSAVAFESYAFAKAYEEMKRQMREHGWGSFRQAFRRTSDTTTLTALTEDTVALLGLLLALAGIFLTEQTGNPAYDAAAALAIGVLLMFFAVALAWENKRLLLGESLAEDEENELRSVVENFEGVDSVVGLRTVFFGPNDIVVTADVEFVHGPETREMEATISGLRDALKSANSSITKVYVEPEDGS; translated from the coding sequence ATGGCCGGCAGCAAGTCCGTCGTTCTCGCCGCACTGTTCGCCAACGGGGCCATCGCGGTGTTGAAGTTCCTCGGCTTTCTCGTCACGGGGAGCCCCGCGATGCTCTCGGAGACCTACCACTCCGTCTCTGACACCGGCAATCAGGTGTTCCTGCTCATCGGGCTGCGCTACGGCGAGCGGAGCGCGACGCGCTCGCACCCCTTCGGCTACGGGAAGGCGCAGTTCTTCTACTCCTTCCTCGTCAGCGTGATGCTGTTCGGCATCGCCGGCTGGGAGTCCGCGAAACACGGCTACGACGCGCTCACGGGCCACGGCCGGGTGCTCACCCAGCAGGCAGAACTGCTGGGCTACCAGTTCCCCGGCGTCTGGGTGAACTACTCCGTCCTCCTCAGCGCCGTCGCCTTCGAGTCCTACGCGTTCGCGAAGGCCTACGAGGAGATGAAACGCCAGATGAGAGAGCACGGCTGGGGGAGCTTCCGGCAGGCGTTCCGGCGCACGAGCGACACCACGACGCTGACCGCGCTCACGGAGGACACCGTCGCACTCCTCGGCCTGCTGCTGGCGCTGGCCGGCATCTTCCTCACCGAGCAGACGGGGAACCCCGCCTACGACGCCGCGGCGGCGCTCGCCATCGGTGTCCTGCTGATGTTCTTCGCCGTCGCGCTGGCGTGGGAGAACAAGCGCCTGCTGCTCGGCGAGAGCCTCGCAGAGGACGAGGAGAACGAACTCCGGTCGGTCGTGGAGAACTTCGAGGGCGTCGATTCCGTCGTCGGCCTCCGGACCGTCTTCTTCGGGCCCAACGACATCGTGGTGACCGCCGACGTCGAGTTCGTCCACGGCCCCGAAACCCGGGAGATGGAGGCCACCATCTCGGGGCTCAGGGACGCGCTCAAGTCGGCGAACTCCAGCATCACGAAGGTGTACGTCGAACCGGAAGACGGGAGCTGA
- a CDS encoding phosphoesterase: MYSVNAPVPPAVNELADDLRPALSEFARVREWHERTLLLKRVPADDRKELRTAWQTAKEALRGAPAVEARVSEVDTFDNPPNGSSPVVYLAVESPGIHDLHARLCEVFDPVPILEGGDDYDPHVTLARDADGFQGRRAVDNVRGREVGPVTWTIGELELYDAEYGERVDTISLPA; the protein is encoded by the coding sequence GTGTACAGCGTGAACGCGCCGGTTCCCCCGGCGGTGAACGAACTCGCCGACGACCTCCGCCCGGCGCTCTCGGAGTTCGCCCGCGTCCGCGAGTGGCACGAGCGCACGCTCCTCCTGAAGCGCGTCCCCGCCGACGACCGCAAGGAACTCCGGACCGCCTGGCAGACCGCCAAAGAAGCGCTCCGCGGCGCGCCCGCGGTAGAAGCCCGCGTCTCCGAGGTCGACACGTTCGACAACCCGCCGAACGGGTCGAGCCCCGTCGTCTACCTCGCCGTCGAGAGCCCCGGCATCCACGACCTCCACGCGCGCCTCTGTGAGGTGTTCGACCCCGTTCCGATTCTGGAGGGCGGCGACGACTACGACCCCCACGTCACGCTCGCCCGAGACGCCGACGGCTTCCAGGGCCGCCGCGCCGTCGACAACGTTCGCGGCCGCGAGGTCGGGCCGGTGACGTGGACCATCGGCGAACTCGAACTCTACGACGCCGAGTACGGCGAACGCGTCGACACCATCTCGCTGCCGGCGTAG
- a CDS encoding sugar transporter: MLNRDRLPPRIILKYYLYQTTATFGFFWPVFTIFLLDRGLNFTQIGLLGSISAAFVVVGEIPTGYVGDRIGRRNSLLVGSVLLALSVFGFLVARTFPAFVVLWVVWALGLAFRSGSGDAWLYETLEERLDEQEFTRVRGRGGSVNQSLSAATMLTAGVLYSYDPRLPFLAGGLLLASSVPVLLSMPETDRHANGDEDFTVLDALPVLREQLRNPPLRSTVLYLALFFGVVTAADEFIQPVATGSAGLSETALGPLYAGFTVLAAVTSYFAGDIEDLLSTQWALLLVPGLVGAFFVVPLLLPVAALPVFFLMKSARTAVAPIASGYINDHADAAGRTTVLSAASMVYALVRLPMNPAAGALADATTPLAAIAGLGGFFLLAGTLVFVWERPGSEAAVGDGQPAD, from the coding sequence ATGCTGAACCGGGACCGGTTGCCGCCGCGAATCATCCTGAAGTACTACCTCTACCAGACGACGGCGACGTTCGGGTTCTTCTGGCCGGTGTTCACCATCTTCCTGCTCGACCGTGGGCTGAACTTCACCCAGATCGGTCTGCTCGGTAGCATCTCCGCGGCGTTCGTCGTCGTCGGAGAGATACCGACCGGCTACGTCGGCGACCGCATCGGCCGCCGGAACAGCCTCCTCGTCGGGTCGGTGCTGCTCGCGCTCTCCGTGTTCGGCTTCCTCGTCGCCCGGACGTTCCCCGCGTTCGTCGTTCTCTGGGTGGTGTGGGCGCTCGGGCTCGCGTTCCGCTCGGGCAGCGGCGACGCCTGGCTCTACGAGACCCTCGAGGAGCGCTTGGACGAACAAGAATTCACCCGGGTCCGCGGCCGCGGCGGGTCGGTCAACCAGTCGCTGAGCGCCGCGACGATGCTCACCGCAGGCGTGCTGTACAGCTACGACCCCCGGTTGCCGTTCCTCGCCGGTGGCCTGCTGCTGGCGAGTTCCGTCCCGGTCCTGCTCTCGATGCCCGAGACCGACCGGCACGCGAACGGCGACGAGGATTTCACCGTCCTCGACGCGCTCCCCGTGCTCAGGGAGCAACTGAGGAACCCGCCGCTGCGCTCAACCGTGCTCTACCTCGCGCTGTTCTTCGGGGTCGTCACCGCCGCCGACGAGTTCATCCAGCCCGTGGCGACCGGTTCTGCCGGCCTCTCCGAGACCGCGCTCGGCCCGCTGTACGCGGGGTTCACGGTTCTCGCGGCCGTCACGAGCTACTTCGCTGGGGACATCGAAGACCTGCTCTCGACGCAGTGGGCACTCCTCCTCGTCCCAGGCCTCGTCGGTGCGTTCTTCGTCGTCCCCCTCCTGCTCCCGGTCGCCGCACTCCCCGTGTTCTTCCTGATGAAGTCTGCCCGAACGGCCGTGGCGCCCATCGCCAGTGGCTACATCAACGACCACGCCGACGCGGCCGGCCGCACCACCGTCCTGAGCGCCGCGTCGATGGTGTACGCGCTCGTTCGCCTCCCGATGAACCCGGCCGCTGGCGCGCTCGCCGACGCCACCACCCCGCTCGCTGCCATCGCTGGCCTCGGGGGCTTCTTCCTCCTCGCCGGTACCCTCGTCTTCGTCTGGGAGCGACCCGGGAGCGAAGCGGCCGTCGGCGACGGACAGCCGGCCGACTAA
- a CDS encoding argininosuccinate lyase, with translation MSGEDDGTVVRRDRFSGGPARSFLSSLDGDARIFAADLAVDRAHVVMLAEQGVVTDDEAAEILGALDDVESAGFDALPDGEDVHEAIETAVVERVGRVGGKMHTARSRNDEVATCIRHRLREDLLDALDSVLALRESLAAVAEAEAETVMPGYTHLQPAQPTTVAHWALSYEGTLARDAARLLDAYDRTNESPLGGAAFAGTTFDVDRERTADLLGFDGVVTNATDAAASRDFLLESVAALSSVAVTCSGLAEDLVFFANRGFVDLNDDYASTSSIMPQKKNPDTLELVRATAGDAVGAYQALATTLKGLPRAYNRDLQRATVHVWHAVDCVSEATEVAGGAVATADWPAETLVEAAGEGFSTATGVADALAAAGLPFRTAHEIVALAADQGADLDAVDAAAREVTGNSLSDLVDPELVAAALDPVESVVQRDSTGGPAPEAVRDALVDVFDGIDADETGVADREAALESATADLNAEVATYV, from the coding sequence ATGAGCGGGGAGGACGACGGCACGGTGGTGCGCCGCGACCGCTTCAGCGGCGGCCCCGCGCGGTCGTTCCTCTCCTCGCTCGACGGCGACGCGCGCATCTTCGCCGCGGACCTCGCGGTGGACCGCGCGCACGTAGTGATGCTCGCCGAACAGGGCGTCGTCACCGACGACGAGGCGGCCGAGATTCTGGGCGCACTCGACGACGTGGAGAGCGCGGGCTTCGACGCACTCCCCGACGGCGAAGACGTCCACGAAGCCATCGAGACGGCCGTCGTGGAGCGCGTCGGTCGCGTCGGCGGGAAGATGCACACCGCGCGCTCCCGCAACGACGAGGTGGCGACCTGCATCCGCCACCGCCTGCGCGAGGACCTGCTCGACGCACTCGATTCCGTCCTCGCGCTGCGCGAGTCGCTGGCCGCGGTTGCAGAGGCCGAGGCCGAGACGGTGATGCCCGGCTACACGCACCTCCAGCCCGCGCAGCCGACGACCGTCGCGCACTGGGCGCTCTCTTACGAGGGGACGCTCGCCCGCGACGCGGCGCGCCTGCTGGACGCCTACGACCGCACGAACGAGTCGCCGCTCGGCGGGGCGGCGTTCGCGGGGACGACGTTCGACGTCGACCGCGAGCGCACCGCCGACCTGCTCGGCTTCGACGGCGTGGTGACGAACGCGACGGACGCGGCCGCGAGCCGCGACTTCCTGCTCGAGTCCGTCGCCGCGCTCTCCTCGGTCGCCGTGACCTGTTCGGGCCTCGCGGAGGACCTCGTGTTCTTCGCGAACCGCGGGTTCGTCGACCTGAACGACGACTACGCCTCCACCTCGTCGATCATGCCCCAGAAGAAGAACCCGGACACGCTGGAACTCGTGCGCGCGACGGCGGGCGACGCCGTCGGCGCCTACCAGGCCCTCGCGACGACGCTGAAGGGGCTCCCCCGCGCCTACAACCGCGACCTGCAGCGCGCGACGGTGCACGTCTGGCACGCGGTGGACTGCGTCTCGGAGGCCACCGAGGTCGCCGGCGGCGCTGTCGCGACCGCCGACTGGCCCGCGGAGACGCTCGTCGAGGCGGCCGGCGAGGGCTTCTCGACGGCGACGGGCGTAGCCGACGCACTCGCCGCGGCGGGACTGCCGTTCCGGACTGCGCACGAGATTGTTGCGCTCGCTGCTGACCAGGGCGCGGACCTCGACGCGGTGGACGCCGCCGCCCGCGAGGTGACCGGCAACTCGCTGTCGGACCTCGTCGACCCCGAACTCGTGGCGGCGGCGCTCGACCCGGTTGAGAGCGTCGTGCAACGCGATTCGACGGGCGGCCCGGCGCCGGAGGCGGTTCGCGACGCGCTCGTGGACGTCTTCGACGGCATCGACGCCGACGAGACCGGCGTCGCGGACCGTGAAGCGGCGCTCGAATCGGCGACAGCCGACCTCAACGCGGAGGTGGCGACGTATGTCTGA